The Chitiniphilus purpureus sequence GCCACTTTCCGGACGCGCCCGGCTTTGCCGGGAGCTTGCAGAAAGTGGATGCCCTGGGTCGATAAAACGTGTCATCGCGCAACCCGCAGCCGGAACTGGAAGCTGTCGGAGCGGCAATACAGGTATTCGAAATCGATCGGCGTGCTGTCACGGTCGTGCGTCAGCCGTTCTATCTTCAGCAGTGGCGCACCCACCGGCAGGCCGAGCAGGGCCGCGGTATCGCCATCTGCCAGCTGCGCATCGATGGCAAGGTCGGCGTGGCCCAGCGCGATGCCGTAGTCGTTCTCCAGGATCACGAACACATCGCGGGTGGCGAGATCCTCGCGTGCCAGGCGCTCGCCAAGATGCGGCGCCACATAGGTCACATCGAGCGACACCGGCTCGCGATTGAGCAGGCGCACCCGGCGCAGTTCGGTGACCGGGGCGCCGGTGGGCAGCCGCAGCCGTTCGGCGACCGCAGCGCCCGCCGGCAACGTGCGGATGCCGAGCAGCCGGTTGCAGATCTCGTGACCATGTTCGCGCATCGCCTCGGCAAAGCCCTGCAGTCGGGCCAGTTGCTGGAATGGCTTGGGTCTGGAGACGAAGGCGCCCTTGCCCGGCACCTTGAACAGCACACCTTCCTTTTCCAGCTCGCCCAGCGCCTGCCGCACGGTGATGCGGCTGACGCTGTATTGCGCCATCAGCGCGCTTTCGGAGGGCAGCTGTTCATGCGGTGCATAGGCACCGACATGGATGCAGGTGCGCAACTCGTCGCGGATGCGGCTGTAGAGCGGCTGGCTGGTGTGGTGCAGGGTGTCGGGCATGGCGCGGCAACTCGTTATGACAGGTCATGAATTGCAAGCACCGTGCCACGGGCCGGATTGCCCGCGCTGATCAGATCAAGTCATTGAATCCATTTGGATAACGGGATGGCGGGGCGGGGTGCGGCGCTGGACGCCGTGTGTTTGGAAATCAACATTGCGCTGCGCAGGATGTTGAAATCCCAACAGCGGAGGAAGGCCGGCAAGGCGCGACGCTGCGCCGGGAATCGGTGGATGGGGCGTTGGCGCAAGGCGCGCGCGGGCTGCAGCGGTGGCGGTGATGATGCGGGGAGGGGAATGGGCTCGGCGGGAGGGCGGGGCGGCAAAGCGCCCACAATGCAAAAGAGCCAGACCAACTGGACGTTGGTCTGGCTCTCGGATTCTGGTCGGGGTGAGAGGATTCGAACCTCCGGCCTCTACGTCCCGAACGTAGCGCTCTACCAGGCTAAGCTACACCCCGACTTGCAAAGAGGCGCAATTATGCGTGTGGCACTGAAAGGATGTCAACTGCTCCGGTTCACGGCCAGTTCGGCCAGCTGCAGCAGTGCCTCGGTGGCCGGATTGTCCGGCAGGTCGGCCAGCAGTGCCTTGGCACTGGCGGCTTCGCGCTCTGCCACCGCCAGCGCGTAGTCCAGCGCGCCGCAGCCTTGCACCGCGTCAAGCACCGCGGCGAAATCCTCGCCCCGGGCGTGCTGCAGTGCTTCGCGCACCACCCGGGCCTGATCGGCGCTGCCGTGTTGCATGGTGTGGATCAGCGGCAGCGTCGGTTTGCCCTCGGCCAGGTCGTCACCCAGGTTCTTGCCGATTTCGTCCTGTCTGCCGCTGTAGTCGAGCACATCGTCGACGATCTGGAAGGCGGTGCCCAGGTGCATGCCGTAGCGGGCGAGCCGGTCTTCCAGGTCCGCCGGGGCTTCGCTCAGGATGGCGCCCAGGCGCGATGCGGCTTCGAACAGCTTGGCGGTCTTGTAGCGGATCACGTGCAGGTAGCCCGCCTCGTCGATCTGTACATTGCCGATGTTCATCAACTGCAGCACCTCGCCCTCGGCGATGATGTTGGTGGCGTCCGCCAGCACTTCCATCACCCGCATCGAAC is a genomic window containing:
- a CDS encoding GntR family transcriptional regulator gives rise to the protein MPDTLHHTSQPLYSRIRDELRTCIHVGAYAPHEQLPSESALMAQYSVSRITVRQALGELEKEGVLFKVPGKGAFVSRPKPFQQLARLQGFAEAMREHGHEICNRLLGIRTLPAGAAVAERLRLPTGAPVTELRRVRLLNREPVSLDVTYVAPHLGERLAREDLATRDVFVILENDYGIALGHADLAIDAQLADGDTAALLGLPVGAPLLKIERLTHDRDSTPIDFEYLYCRSDSFQFRLRVAR
- a CDS encoding polyprenyl synthetase family protein; its protein translation is MAAVDALIRDRLYSDVVLVRQVAEYIVTSGGKRLRPMIVLLVAQALGYRGELHHRLAAVVEFIHTSTLLHDDVVDESGLRRGRATANALFGNAASVLVGDFLYTRAFQLMVSCGSMRVMEVLADATNIIAEGEVLQLMNIGNVQIDEAGYLHVIRYKTAKLFEAASRLGAILSEAPADLEDRLARYGMHLGTAFQIVDDVLDYSGRQDEIGKNLGDDLAEGKPTLPLIHTMQHGSADQARVVREALQHARGEDFAAVLDAVQGCGALDYALAVAEREAASAKALLADLPDNPATEALLQLAELAVNRSS